The following coding sequences are from one Elusimicrobium minutum Pei191 window:
- a CDS encoding tetratricopeptide repeat protein, protein MKKKISLILLVIIGLCFAWAVVKGFRNFQYNGYMSQALDYYTAFDNEKALKSLDKAIRVYPFRGEAYNEKAAIYLFDKNYEQALVEATNLVDVAPSKKAYITRAEINICLGNKEAAAEDIQIAEAFKKEKLDSYWGLAFLYCALEEHEKALTKTQEWLKDVLAQKAGGQITFSPLYYSAVFNYKLGRYEEALKIIDQARKDIPDPDSIFIHALDHISAKIYLAKKDFKKAAQFADSSINVAEKKIKLVPSLRLVNSFDFCDCDVYLYSIPETYKTRADIKTALNDKKGATADMQKYKELDKKAKEQAKLD, encoded by the coding sequence ATGAAAAAGAAAATATCATTAATATTATTAGTAATAATAGGCCTTTGTTTTGCGTGGGCTGTAGTAAAAGGATTTAGGAACTTTCAGTATAACGGATATATGTCCCAGGCTTTGGATTATTACACCGCTTTTGATAATGAGAAAGCGCTTAAATCTTTAGATAAGGCTATACGTGTTTACCCTTTCAGAGGCGAGGCGTACAATGAAAAAGCCGCCATTTATCTTTTTGATAAAAATTATGAACAAGCCTTAGTTGAGGCTACAAATCTTGTTGATGTTGCCCCTTCCAAAAAGGCTTATATAACAAGGGCTGAAATTAATATCTGCCTCGGCAATAAAGAAGCCGCCGCGGAAGATATACAAATAGCGGAAGCCTTTAAAAAAGAAAAATTGGACAGTTATTGGGGACTGGCGTTTTTATACTGCGCCTTAGAAGAGCATGAAAAGGCTTTAACCAAAACCCAGGAATGGCTTAAAGATGTTTTAGCCCAAAAAGCCGGCGGGCAGATAACGTTCTCTCCTTTATATTATAGCGCGGTTTTTAATTATAAGTTGGGAAGATATGAGGAGGCCCTTAAAATAATTGACCAAGCCAGGAAAGATATTCCCGATCCGGATTCAATTTTTATACACGCTCTTGACCATATAAGCGCTAAAATATATCTTGCAAAAAAGGATTTTAAAAAAGCCGCTCAATTTGCGGACAGTTCCATAAATGTCGCGGAAAAAAAGATAAAACTGGTGCCTTCTTTACGTTTAGTAAACAGTTTTGACTTTTGCGATTGCGATGTTTATTTGTACTCAATTCCGGAAACTTATAAAACCAGAGCGGACATAAAAACCGCTTTAAATGATAAAAAAGGCGCAACCGCGGATATGCAAAAATACAAAGAACTTGATAAAAAAGCAAAAGAGCAGGCTAAATTGGATTAA
- a CDS encoding PTS sugar transporter subunit IIA produces the protein MLNDKISISSLLDADSVLLVKDPNTSKELLITQLSALACKDLSAEDAKDILERVLKREQGITTTLDTGLSIPHCRVDELDSFKAALAVIPQGIKDPLTDNITIKVMFLFLSPSNPAFFQKHLQMLAELSEKFKDSFISKLTQAAAPQEIIKIIKE, from the coding sequence ATGTTAAACGACAAAATAAGTATCAGCAGTTTATTAGACGCAGACAGTGTTTTACTTGTAAAAGACCCTAATACCAGCAAAGAACTGCTTATAACCCAATTATCCGCTTTGGCCTGTAAAGACCTTAGCGCCGAAGACGCAAAAGACATACTTGAACGGGTTTTGAAACGCGAGCAGGGCATAACTACGACTTTAGACACCGGCCTTAGTATACCGCATTGCAGAGTTGACGAGCTTGACTCCTTCAAAGCGGCTTTAGCCGTAATACCCCAAGGTATTAAAGACCCTTTGACCGATAATATAACAATTAAGGTTATGTTTTTATTCTTATCTCCTTCAAACCCGGCTTTTTTTCAAAAGCATTTACAGATGTTGGCGGAATTGTCTGAAAAGTTTAAAGATTCTTTTATATCAAAACTTACGCAAGCCGCCGCGCCGCAGGAAATAATTAAAATTATTAAAGAATAA